The region ACTTTGTAATCGGCTAATGGTTGTGCCAATTTTTCCATATCTGCTTCGTTGCCTTTATCAACAAAACCACTGTCGGTGACTATCAGTTTGCCACGCGGATTGGTCAACAGGCCGCAGGTCATTTCATATTCGCCCGGCAGCAGGGTAACGGTCATTTTGTCGGACAAACCCGGCGCAATGTTTTCACGTTCGTCCACCACCATCACACCTTTGAGGATTTCCCATTCTAACTTGCGGCCGCTGTTGTTTTTGATGTTGAACACAGTCTGGCCGCTGGGCACGGTCAATTCCATTGGTTCGCAAGCGGTATCGTTTACTGCAACATTTACCGAACCATCCGCATTGGCTGCCGGAGCGTTGGCCGGAGCGGCAGATTGTTCGGCTTCTGGCGGTTGGCAGGCAGTTAAGCCCAGAGCCAGAAGCACAGACACAGCAGTCAGATTCAAAGTCTTCATTTTATATACCTTTTTTCATGTTTTCACAAAACAAATGATTATGCCGTCTGAAATGATTACTTCAGTCCGACACGCGTATCGCGCCAGAACCAAATCATGACCGGCACCAAATACAGCAACCATACCAATACTTCCCCCTGTGTCGGATGGTCGGTGTAGCCGAAAAAGCCACCCAAAACCACACCGAGCGGACTGTCTTCATGCAGATAGGCCGATGAGTCAAACACAACACCCTGCAAATGATTCCACACCCCCGCTTCATGCAGGGCACGCAATGCTCCGGCCAGCAAACCGGCAGCCACTAAAATTAAAAACACACCCGTCCAACGGAAAAACTTCGTTAAATTCAAACGTATGCCGCCCTGATACAACAGATATCCGATCACCACCGCAGCAACCAAACCTGCAACCGCACCAATAGGCATGGCTGCCGTCGGGCTTTGCTGAAACACGGCCAACAGAAAAAAAACGCTTTCCAAACCTTCACGCGCCACTGCCAAAAACGCCATACCGACCAACGCCCAACCCTGGCCTTTTCCTTGGTTTAAGGCCGCCTGAACCGAATCGCGCAAATGGTGTTTCATCGATTTGGCAGCTTTTTTCATCCACAAAACCATATAGGTCAGCATCGCCACCGCCACCAAACCAATCACACCTACCGCCAATTCCTGCTGCTTTTGCGGAATTTCACCGGTGGCACGGTGAATACCCCAACCCAAACCCAAACACAGCAACGCTGCCAAAATCACACCCAACCACACTTTCGGCATCAGGCGTGTGTGTCCCGACTGTTTTAAAAAACCGGCGACAATACCGACAATCAATGCCGCTTCTATGCCTTCACGCAGCATAATGAGAAAAGCAACCAACATGACAAATAGCTTTCTAAAGTAAAATAAATATGTTACTCATCTTATCTTATTAAGATATTTATATTCTTATAGTTAAGCAAATGCAAATTATTTTTATTTCTTAAAATGGTATTTGCCATTAAATTTTTTAATATTGTGCGAATATGTTTGCCGTATAACACATCAAAACAGCATGACACTCAGACGGCCTAATCCGCAGGCAGGCGGCGATTCTGTGCTAGAATCAAACTCCGCAGGCAAGCGGCTGTTTATGCCGCTGTGCCGTTTCCCTGTTTTCCACGCCGTCTGAAACTCGTGTTCAGACGGCCTTTAACGACTTGAAAAAAGCCATGAAGAAAACTCTGTTCCGCGCTGCTTTATTGGGCATCACCGCCGCCTTACTGGCCGCTTGCCCGAGCAAGAGCGTCAAAAAATTACCGTCCGTCGACCAAACCGTAATCAGCGGCCCCGACCGCCCGACCGGCACGCCGCACCCGGTCGGCACCACTTTCACACCGGGCGGCAATGCTGCCTATCTCGCCGTGCCGCATAACGCCATGCCGCAATGGAACAGCCAAGATTTCGTCAA is a window of Neisseria yangbaofengii DNA encoding:
- the efeU gene encoding iron uptake transporter permease EfeU; this encodes MLVAFLIMLREGIEAALIVGIVAGFLKQSGHTRLMPKVWLGVILAALLCLGLGWGIHRATGEIPQKQQELAVGVIGLVAVAMLTYMVLWMKKAAKSMKHHLRDSVQAALNQGKGQGWALVGMAFLAVAREGLESVFFLLAVFQQSPTAAMPIGAVAGLVAAVVIGYLLYQGGIRLNLTKFFRWTGVFLILVAAGLLAGALRALHEAGVWNHLQGVVFDSSAYLHEDSPLGVVLGGFFGYTDHPTQGEVLVWLLYLVPVMIWFWRDTRVGLK